acccggttcccatgagccagactccagcagcccacagcctgtgtgagtaaTGGCATTCGATAAACTGCAACATTATGTACTCAAATATGTTAGAATTAGGTATGGCAGCATTCAATGAATAATTTTGACTTATtttgaagcatttattttgaaCTTTTGTGATTGACTGCAGACAATTTATCAACGGCCATACATCTTTATTCATTTGCCCAAATATCGAGCTTCCAAAGAAGGTTTATATGAGGCATCAAAAATATAAATCATTGCAGCATTCCTAAAAAAAGATGAAAGACGCTAAAAACCTCCAGGTTGTTCATTGTAAAAGTTTAATTTCTCATCAATTTGTATCAATAAATTCTCACTCTTAATGAGAATTGTTTTCCCAGTTTATGAAATGAAATTGACATTCGTCATTAACTGATTGGGAAAAATTGCATCTTGTCAGACAGATTATAATTTTTGGATACGGTCCctcagatagattgatggatCTTTTCTTTGACCTGTTGATATTTAACCAatttaaaacagttttttttcccttgaaggcaaattaaaaatatgtatttacataatgaaacatttcaaaaaaaCTGAGGAGAtctaaaataaacaaaatgctggaaatactcagttaGTCAggtgcatctgtgggaagagaggcagagttcgtgttttgggtctgagaccttcagaacagaaatggaaaagggtaCATACTGGGTGACCATGGGGAAAAGCTTGAAACAAGGTTTATCTGATCTATTTGAGAGAGACAAAAGAATATCGAAGTTGCGAAATGCAGAGCTAGCCACAATGTGGGTGCACCGACCCTTCAGCCAACTTTTAGTGTTTGCACACAGTGAAAGATCAAACAGATAGAATGTTTTTATTTAATGACAGGAGCAAACATGATCCAGGAGATCTTTAAAAACTCAATATTTTACTGAGGGTTGTGAACATTGCCAAGGCATAAAAAGGGAAAGGTCAAGCAAATGTGGCTTCTTGAATTTTTGTATTAGGATGTAGTGATTTGGAATTCCTTTTTTGGATAGTGTTGCAAGTATTACACATAAACcttagggcggcacagttagagtAGTGGTTAGTGTAGCTCTGTTAAACCACCAGCAATTGGGTTGAAATCCGGCACGCCCTGTAAGGAgcttgaacattctccctgtgtctgtgtgggtcccctctggctgctccagtttcctcccactattcaaaaaaaaatgtaccggAGTTATAGGTCGATAAAGAAGAGTAAAACATTAACATATGCAGACACCAcagtggaagtaaaaacacaacgctggagaaactcagccggtcaaacaatgtactttctagagcaaagataaagaagttCGGGCACCTgcatacattttgctcatactttgatggagggctcaagctggaaacattggtcttTGCTATAgaaactacactgtttgaccggctaagtttctccagcattgtgttctcatggggttgttggttaattgggtggcatgggctcatggacgaAAGGGCCTGTTGTCATTCTGTAtgtttgcagtgaactggaattcactgactgtgtgtaGACGTATGACCCTTCCTCTTGGCTTGGCCCCTGTCAGTTCCGATATAAACCGATTTCCCGCCTTACCCCAGATTCACCTGAAGACCTCTAAATCCTGGCCGTTAGTTGTAGGTTAATAAAAGTGTGCTTGCGCTCCTCAGAATTCTCTGAGTACTATCGATCACGTAACAATGTTTAAATTTAACAAAGTTGGAATCATCGAGGAACAACATCTTTATAGGAAAATATGAGACACATAATGCTCTTGAGAGCTTGAGATTTATTACAATGTGTTGCTTAATTGACCAGCAAATTGATGAAGTGAATATCTGTAATAAAGGGAATCAGAAATAAGGGCAATTACTGTATATGAAAAAAACTGCAAGGAACAAAATCTGTAAGCCAAGGGAAGGCGGCGTTGATTTACTTTGTTCTTTTCTAACTTTCCAATTTAAGCTTGAATCATATGACCGTTGAACTCGTATCTTTTTGATAATCTTTGGGCATTACTTCTATTCCCTAAGACTGGGAAGCAACGATTGACATGATATCTTTATCATGGTCGAGCCTGCCAAGTTGCTTCAAGGGTGTACACTCTTTGTTGCCTGCAGTATCCATGGTGACCAGAAGTACACCTAGTCACCTGGATAAAATCTGATGAACACATAAAAATAGCATTACCTTTTCTTCGGATTCAATCTTCCATCACATTGCAGTTGCAAACACAGTCACGCTCACCCTTTCCTTTATACTGGAATTATCGACCACACCTTCCTTCAATTTTATTAGTGGATTTTTATAAACATTAAATCAAATGTTAATTGTATCAAGCTCCTGGAGTGCTAACAGAAAATGAAGTATGTAACTTtcatagggtggggggggggggaagggagagggtgaaGTATGTGACTTTCAAAAGATAATAGTAATCTGTACCACAATCAGCTCAGGGTCACTAATAATTAGTTTGAGAGATACAAAGTACACTCAGTGGTTGGAGTTTGTTCAAGAAGATAATCTGAATGTTGATTCAGCAGTCTGAAAACGAGAAGCAATATCAGAGCCATCACCACCGTGGAAGGAGATTTTATTATGGCAAGTTACAGTACCGAAACAGGCCATAGCGGCACTTCTAGTCTGCgccaatttacgtgaaactccactagttccacccacCCACTTCCCAGCCCATTACCcttgtgatatgtaattacaccactaggccaccagaggtcatcccagtgaccttgtatataaagcagtccagagctacattctagccttccaggtttaagaattgaccctgccgcaactacttcttccggtagatcattccactcagccttcactctctgagtgaagaagcatcctcttatattactcctaaagttttggcccctaacccttaacttatgaccccttgttccaatctcccctacctcaggggaaagagcctattcacatcgactatctattcccttcataattttaaatacctctatcaaatcccctctcaaccttctacacgccaatgaataaagtcccagtctactcaatctttctccgtattcaatatactgcaatccaggcaacattttcataaaccttctctgcaccctctcaaccttatttatatccttcctataatttggagaccagaactgcacacaataatccaaacttggcctcaccaatgccttaaacagtctcaacattacctctattctatactatgatttataaaggccagcataccaaaacccttcaccaccctatctacatgggaaaccaccttcaaggaatgctgaaccgttaatcccagatccctctgttcctctgcattcctcaatgcccccccccccctttcactgcatacgtcctattttggttattcttcccaaaatgatgaTCAATTAACAATATGCCAACACACACATGCCAATGTGAAATATTTTGAACATGAAGAGTGTGCGACAGCTTGAAGGGAGAGGTCAAAGCACAATATGCATGTCCACAGATATATTTGTTTAGGATTGCATCAGGGTCTAGATCAGTTGGGGAGTTGGGCCAAAGAGTGCAAAATGAAATTTAACTCCAACAACTATATGGTGCTGTGCTTTAGTAAGTTGAACCCGGACAGGGCTTCCGCAGTAAACAGCAGGGCCTTGGAGAGTGTTGGAGAACAGAGAGAGCAAGGGGCCTTCTTCATACAGGTTCACGGCcttccccaaaacctttgatgaCCTGGCTCATGaacaacctatcaatctctgccttaaatacacccaataacctggccacctgtggcaacaaattccacagatataccaccctctggctgaaagaaattcctctgccatgGTGTTCCAAGCACGTGCCTGAAGTTGTGACCTTTTGTCCTTGACTTGTCCTCCTTTTCCTGTCCCACTTGTCAACCTCATACGCCTTGCCAAGTGGGCCTGGGGGACCATGATTTGCTGATCATTGAGACCAAGAgtgtcaagttccttggagtgcacttggcggagaacctCACATGGTCCCTTAACACAAGCTCTATAGCCAAGGAAGCCCTGCAGCACTTTTACTTCCCACccaccatcctcactacattctacatcACCACccagtttggaagctgtacctcctcggaccacaagaccctgcaaaagatagtgaagtcagcagaaaagatctctTCCTATCAcaaaggacatttacaacactcaatgcaggcgaaaggcaataaacatccctcaagtaaactgttctacCTTCTGCCATCCAGTAGGAAGTACTGCACCACTCAgccccttacgtccagattgggcaacagcttttcctCCCAAagcatcagactcctgaactcccagaacatttggggatcaTGTACTATGGACTGTTACTGTAAAAATCTTAATATATTAATGTGTTTaatttctattctaacatatttgtTATGCATAAAAAATATGCTCCGTGggcctggagaaacgctatcttgtctttactgtgcgagcatagtatgaacgataaataaaggtgacctgACAATTCAACTCTAgttcaatttaaaatttcattttagTCTTTTTTAGATCTCCTTTGCTCCATCACTCATTAAATTATGCCCACTGGAGACATAAACAAGTTATTGGATCAGTGAGCAGAAGGTGTTTGCTGAGTGTTCTTGGTACACCACATATTTCACGACACAGGTTCATATGGAGAAATCTGCACTCTGGTGCCATCTAGTGGCATTGATGTATACTGCATATCCACTTTCTCCCAGAAAGATTCTGCCAACAAATTAGTGTTATTGAACATCAGATGTGATGTTCAATAACATCAGATCAGATGCGATTCACTCTGTAGAAAGTAGCTGGACaacaagcttctccacctccatcaAGTTCTTTCATGTATTTCCTCCCATATACAAGTTATGCTGTTGTGAATTCAATTATTTAACCTCCTCAGGTGGTAAATAGCAATTGGTAAAACTTCCAAGATAAGCTTTGAAATTTGTTAGTCTCAATAAAGTAATAGCACAAATATTTCAGAAGTTGATCGATTAGAATGGGTGTTGCATTTCTCAATCTATTATTGACTAGTTTAGTATCCAATCATATCTGGAATTTTGTGAAGACTTCTGGTCATTTAATCATTATTGCCAAACTTGAGTCAATCAAGTTTTTCTGGAAAACAGATGTTATGATCATAGCATCTATTAACCATTGAGAACTATAATGTATAAAATATACTCTGTGATCAGTGCGACTGTTATGAAATAgaataattttatttatagtGATCTATTATTACACCATCACACACAAGTGAGGAAACTTATGTGTGGAAGGGgtttccctccacccccaccccagagaaGTTGAAATACACTCAACACTCTACTGCAGCTTTTATTGGAAAGGATTTTATTGCACTTCCCATCTGAAACTGTGCCTCCGTCAGCGACCAGATTCTTCATCTCTTCAAAGGCAGTGGTGGCTGCCTTCAGGTAAGGTGATCATTGAAAGTGCTGTGAAAAAAAGTGGCACATAACACAGAAGGTTCTCCACGGCTACTGGACAACATTGACCAGAGGGACAGACAGGTGAATGCAGCACTGGCAGGTGCAATTTAATCCAAAAACAGTGTTGGCTTTTGGGAAATCAAAACAACCTTATCGGTCTATGTTGCCACTTGTAAGGAACAACAAACTTGGATCCCATTGCATCCTATTTATCAATATTCCTTAGTGCCCTAACTGTGTATGCCCTACCCCTATTCATTCATTGCTcccttactgttttttttttaattaacctcCAGGCTTTTTCTGGGCATCTGTTATGGCATGGATGGTAACCTGGGGTGAAGGAGTTCACCTTATACAGTATTACCAGACTTGTGATATTGATTTCTGTTTATCAGTTTTTATGCTTTATTTAACTTGAACAAGAAATATGCAATTTTGCTGATTTTCATGAAACTTTTAACAAGCAAACAACTTGTATGCACATATAATGATTCAAATTATACATGTTTTAACAAGGTTCCAACTGCGTCAGGAGAACTAGTACTGGACATTACGTTCAAAGTACAACTTCTTGCTGTGCCTTCAAGAGCTTTTCCACACCACATCTCAGTTttctttcctcttcctcctcaAGCGGTTGCCTTACAATTCCACACACTCCTGGGGAACCCAGAATGCAGGGGAGACTTAGGAACACGTCTGATTTGATATCGTGCTGGTCCTGACGTACAAGTGGAACAAATGTTATGTCACAGAAATCTTTAGTTTACATAAAGACAAAAGTATTCATATTTGAATtgagaaaatgttaaaatgaTGTGCACAATCGTTCAATATTATAGGACAAAAACCAAGTGCTTTTCTCATATTATTGGAGTTGAATGAGAGTTCTTGCTGAAAACTCACCGAACAGGCAAATGCACTGATGGTTTTGATGATGGTTGATAGCACTGGCCCACCTGTTGCTGCCTCTCACTACGACAACATTTTAAACTAAGGTTTGATATTGCAAGCTTGCAATGTAAACCTCAATGAAGCAAAATTTGTTCCCTACAACACGGTTTAAACAGTTGCTGGGCTTGGTGGGAGGACCATACATCTTCAGATCAATATCTGCAAGATTATCAGAGTTCAGAAGACCATAAGCtacaagagcagaaataggctattccacTCCTTCGTTCTATCAGGAGCTActgagccccactcccctgccttctccccataacctttaatactcttgactattcagatacccatcaaaatctgccttaaatacacacaagaaattggcctccacagccatccgtGGAAAGAaacaaattccaaaggttcagcaCACTCcggctaaataaattcctctgcatctttgttttaaatgggtgcccttcagtcTTGAaattgtgcccccttgtcctggactcccctaccattggaaacaactttgccacatttactctgtccaggcctttcagcattcaaaataattctatgaggttcccccctcatccttctaaactccatggaGCACAGTTCAAGAgaatccatttcctcccaccttttcagATAGATCATTCCTTAACAAAACTACTTGTTTGTTTATCTATTTCTGGTCACGTGTCTTCTCTGTTTTGTATCAATTCTCTTGACCGTGTCCTCTTGTTACTGATACTTTTTGGCACACTCAACagttcatctttatttattttaataaacagATTTAACTTCAATTAACACTTTAGTATCCCTGCACTAAAGATAATATCTTCTCCAGATTCTCCACATAACTGAAGAacttgagctggccggggaaaataaaacgagaggacacagtctcaagtttcgggggagtagatttaggacagagatgaggaaaaatagtttttcccagagagtagtgaatgtttagaattctctaaccagggaagtggttgaggctgcttcattaaacatatttaaaattcagttaggtaaatttttacatgatagaggaattaggggatatggggagaaggcaggtaggtggagttaggtcataaattagatcagcgatgattgtattgaatggcggagcagcctcgatgggccatttttggcctactcctgttcctacttcctatgttctatCCCATTTTCCACTCGAGGGTTTTCTGTACCCAACCAAAATCCATCATATTCTTCCAAAAcaattaagtgagtgggcaaatgtTTTGCATACACAATGGTTTAACATGAATATACAAAAAGTTATTAAACTTACCTTGGCATTAGTGGACACCAGATGGATGCATCGGAGATTTTTCAAAATTGCATTCAAAATGTTTGTCACACTTAGACCAATTGCCCAAGAAATGGATCCTTTCAGCCTGACAACCTCTTGGCCACTACGGTGGAAAAAAACCAATTAAATACAAATTGATCCTTTGAGGATTTCtgttccttgctgttgcagcggacagagcgaaggtgctcaacaaagtggttccaccaatctgcatccagtctccacTGAACTCCTGCTGCAGCCTCCTGTACATtgaggagactggatgcagaatgGGGGAaactgttttgttgagcaccctcACTCTACCCCCTACAGCAGCTCCtgaagtggccaaccatttcaattccacacctctgccacactgacacgtctgtccatcgCCTCATATACTGGCAGGCTGAAGCTGcatataaattggaggaataacacagcagtggttagcacaacgctgttacagcaccggcgactgggttcgaatcccgtgctgtctgtgaggtgtttgtacattctccccgtgtcgcCGTGGGCTTTccctggtgctccggtttcccccacccttcaaaatatatgggggggGTGGTAGGTCATTTTGGTGTAGTTGGACAGCagggactcgtgggccagaagggccttttactctgctgtatgcctaaatttttaaaaactaaatttaaaaaaaaattaaatttaaacatcttGCATTCCACCTCGACAGTCTCCAAGGAGACAATATCAATCTCCAATTTCTGGCAACCCCCATTCCTTCTTTGCTATGCAGCACCTTCCCTTCCTTTCTGGGAGTATCTTGCTCAgtcctctacccccacccccccccacatcacctgccagttcctttcttttcttccccctcccacttaAGAGCCTGTGGCCACTCCTTCCCTTCATCTCCAATttcttattcaggcatctgctttgttttttttaagcaTACCTcaagggttcagacctgaaacatcaactacctattgctttctatggatgctgcataaccttctgagtttccccagcactttcatGTCCCCATCATAAGCAGGCTTCTTGTTTACCATGAAAAGTTAGAAAGTGTAAGTATCCACCCCATTCAGACATATAgacactatttttttaaaaataatagacataaagcatggtaacagtctCTTTCAAcccttgagcccatgctgccagattacactcaattgacctccaaccccagtatgttcttgaacggtgggaaggaaccggagcacccagaggaaacccacccagacatggggagaacatacaaaatctttacagatggaactggattcgaaccccagtcctggtcaGTGGTGaggtaacagtgttgcgctaaccgcaccATCCCAGTTGTATCTCACTTCAAAGTGTGTTCCAAAATATATTTGATATATTCACAAGTACAAATGATACCCACATCAGTAACAAAAACCCACCAACATTTACCTCTCAATAACCCTCCTGTGAATTTCATGTCCATGCTCGCTTGAGAGTTTTTCATCCAAATCCTTTACATTTATGCCAGCCACATTTGTGCCACCCCAAATAGGAACTAAATCAAAGACAATAAAGAGCAGCATTAAGTACAGTGACGCAGTTAAGCAATAAAATCAGAAAGATTAAATCAAAACTAATCATCAGGAATATTGATTCAGTAAAAATGTGAATCATATTATGTCAAGAACTGAACATTCAAAACAAGGTTAATTCTTCACTTAAGCACTGGTCTCTGGGGATAATATCACAGGAACTGATCCTGTTGCTATGGTGTTCTGTTAATTACCTGCTGAAAAAGCTGCTCATGCAAAATATAAACAATTAGCGATGTATGGAAAATAGATTGTATGTTGCTCCTACTCTAAGTGCCCAGGTTAAAATGTAATGATGGAAATTTACAGAAGACTATTCAAAAAACCACTTGTTATCACTTGGCCTGCCATTATCAACCTCCGAAGAATCACTACTGAGGCCAGCCTCTTCTATTTGTGATCACACGCATATTTGCTCACTCTGACCACAAATACAATCTCCAAACACAAAATCTATATTCTCCATAGTACCAGAGAACCACAGGGCCATTTGCTCTACTGTGGCTCACACTgtgacaacaccatttacaaacttgctgacaataccatggtagtgggctaTATTAAAAGGGATGATGAGTCAACAAAcaggaagaagattgaaaagttgGGTGAAATGTGTTCcaacaacttcacactcaatgtcaccaaaaccaaagagctcatGTAGACTTgaggaaggaaaaccagaggtgtaccacccagtgatcgttgggggaaatcagaggtgagaGGGTGACCAAGttaaaatttttatgaatcattaTATCAGAGGGCTTTTCCTGAACCCAGTACACCAACGTCatctgaagaaagcacatcagcgccactacttcctcaagagttttcgGAGATTTGCTAAGACATCAGcaactttggcaaacttctatgtgtagtggaaagtgtgctgaccaacggcatcacagcctgatatgggggcaccaatacatcTGACTGGAAAGCCTTGAAaagggtaatggacacagcccactaTGTTGCAGGCAAAaccccccaccatcaagaaagtctatatggaatgctgccatcagagagcaacagcaatcattaagcatccagcacacgctctgttttcgctgctgccatcaggaaagaggtataggtgccactagACTTGCATCACCAGGGTACAGGAACAGTTGCTAACACTCCATCAACAGATGCCTAAACAACAGTTTCTATTGTATAAATATTGCCTGGATcacaggaacaagaatctcagggttgtatgtgatgtcatgtatgtactctgacaatcaatttgAACATGTGCAGAGACGTTAATTCTACCCGCATTCCTTTTCCTCAGCATGGAAAAGGAATGTGGGCAAAATATAGGTCTCATATATATTTCATCAAACTCACCAAATTCTACACCCTGATCAGCTCCCTCCTTCTGTCACAGCTCCCACCTCACATCATGTGTGCAGAAATGCAAAACAGGACATGCAATAGAATGAGCCAAGTGATCTCACAAACGACTCAtcacatccatttttttttcttttgcacatCCCTTCCATGTCCAATTATGGACAGTTAACCAGCTAATTGGAGGATCCAACGAGGAAATGCTGAAGGCTGAAGCATTCACAATTACATTCATCCAGGATGCTGCATTGATGATCTATGTCAGGGTCCTCCCAAGATCCTCAACATTACCTTCAGTAGTTTTCATACAATTTGACATGAATATATAGATACATAATCTCAATATTCCCAAGACTGTGGGGCCAGACAACATCTGAACCTCTTATTTAAAAATTTCACTCCAGAACTAGTTACATCTCTAATCTGTTATAGGTACAAGATCGGCATCAAACGGAGAGTTGTCCAGATAAGTCCTGTCCCCAAAAACCTACCACACCACATGAGAAAAGAGGGACATGGGCAAGATGGTGTGGACATTTCCCATTGTTTCTCTACTCATACCACTCATCTATAAACCGGTAAACTCAACATCTAATGGCAAAACTTTAAAGGGTTATCCTGGAATGCAATGTGATACTTTTGATGAGGAGTTGAACATTAGGCTGCACATTTCAGGAACATTTGTATGGAAACAAATCATTCAAAATGAATTAAGATGGGCCAATTAGAATAAATTATTCAATATTTATGCATTTCATAGCCCCACTTGAAATACTTCTAAAAATATTTTATCAGTACTGAATGAAATTAACAGGTAGCTACTCACTACTTCCACATCCTTGTTCACCCACGATGTAGGCATGAACATTTTCTGGATTTATGTTCAACTCTGTACCAAGTAAATAACGAAATCTTGCATTGTCCAAATTAGTACCAGTACCAATAACACGATTCTTTGGAAATCCACTGAGTTTCCAGGCAACATAGGTCAGCAGATCCACTGTTAAATAAACCATACAAAAGGAAACCAAGCcaattaaaaattattacagcACCATTAAAATGAACTCAAGTGGAAAGATTAATTTTTACCAGTTGGTATAATTTGAAATGCTCACTATTTAAATGTAAAACTGATTGAATCTTGCAATCTTCAGTGACACTTATTGTATGCTATTGAAGATTAATGAGATCTTCAGGAAGCACTCACAATTCAACAGAAAATAAgaatgaaaattattttaaaagattaaaatttGTCAAAAGATAGACTGTCAAATTTGGTTATGTTATCTAATGCTTCTGGAGCTGTTGAACTCAGTCACACTTATAGTTTGATCAAAGTCAGCCTTTTGATCAAAATCAGCTTTaacaattacatccaaatgagACAACTGAAACCAGAGGTGGCCAGACTTGCTTAGTGCAAGgcatacaataaacttcagatgttttagaatagcaagacatgaaaaaatacaTGCACATGgctttgggagctcagatgggagggcggccagggcatcgggagcttggatgggcaagcAGCTTGGGCCGGAGTCCCTGGtcacatgcagctctttgacatgCATGCATCTCGtacaattcctgtctcagccaacatatttcctgGAGCTCCACGTTAtttgtcaaagagccacatgtggctcgtgAGCTGCAGTTTGACTACCTCGGACTTAAATGGTGCAACAAACTGGTGGCTTCACATTCGCTTCAAGTAAACTTCACCCCCTAATTGCTTCATATCCAAAGAACAAGAATCAAATCTGCTCATTTCAAACATTAGGTAGAATCAAATGAGCA
The Narcine bancroftii isolate sNarBan1 chromosome 1, sNarBan1.hap1, whole genome shotgun sequence genome window above contains:
- the LOC138746492 gene encoding L-lactate dehydrogenase A chain-like; translation: MDVRHNLMKEVSPSVSVKPSFKITIVGAGKVGMSCAFCLLQKNLADELVLVDKLADLVKGEAMDLLHGSLFLKSRITADTDYKVTQDSKVCIVCAGMQVKGERADTNQLQNNIAAFKEIIPQLAKYSPAAILLIVTQPVDLLTYVAWKLSGFPKNRVIGTGTNLDNARFRYLLGTELNINPENVHAYIVGEQGCGSIPIWGGTNVAGINVKDLDEKLSSEHGHEIHRRVIESGQEVVRLKGSISWAIGLSVTNILNAILKNLRCIHLVSTNAKDQHDIKSDVFLSLPCILGSPGVCGIVRQPLEEEEERKLRCGVEKLLKAQQEVVL